In one window of Pseudoalteromonas sp. GCY DNA:
- a CDS encoding YcgN family cysteine cluster protein, protein MSFWQEKTLEEMTRDEWEAICDGCGKCCLHSFIDSDEEDESFESTDFLREGEELLYTDVVCQYNDKNSCGCSRYSERQILVPSCVQLTKENLKDIFFMPSSCSYRRLHEGRGLASWHPLRNNGSKQAMIDAGISIFGKATSELEVDLESDFEAHIVKWPHKDSD, encoded by the coding sequence ATGAGCTTTTGGCAAGAAAAAACACTCGAAGAGATGACTAGGGATGAGTGGGAAGCGATTTGTGATGGCTGTGGTAAATGCTGTTTACACTCTTTTATCGACAGTGATGAAGAAGATGAGTCATTCGAGAGCACCGACTTTTTACGCGAAGGTGAAGAGTTACTCTACACCGATGTTGTTTGCCAATATAACGATAAAAATAGCTGTGGTTGTAGTCGCTATAGCGAAAGGCAAATTCTAGTACCCTCTTGCGTACAGCTAACTAAAGAGAACCTCAAAGATATCTTTTTCATGCCAAGCAGTTGTAGTTATCGACGACTTCATGAGGGCAGGGGCCTGGCAAGCTGGCATCCACTTAGAAACAATGGGTCTAAACAAGCTATGATAGATGCAGGAATTAGTATTTTTGGTAAGGCTACCTCTGAGCTTGAGGTGGATTTAGAATCTGATTTTGAAGCACATATTGTAAAATGGCCCCATAAAGACAGCGACTAA
- a CDS encoding carbohydrate kinase family protein, with amino-acid sequence MALVCFGEALIDFLSDGKTPESFTKYAGGAPANVAVAAAKQGVDAYFCGMLGNDMFGQFLAEELQANGVNTRYLEYTDKAKTALAFVSLDKQGERSFSFYRPPAADLLFRQTHFSEDMFTEHSVLHICSNSLTEENIYKTTVCALERARANNMLVSFDMNLRLNLWSSTAHILDRIWHCIALSDVVKLSREELEYLNKNSHAGKTEAQTIAAIMDKQTQLLLITDGANPVEIYLSCDSAKVAAPNVVAVDTTAAGDAFVGGLLAEIIRKFKPTRDAEFDIALDDARDLVAYAAKCGAFAVQRYGAFASLPSKGDIGE; translated from the coding sequence ATGGCACTTGTTTGTTTTGGTGAGGCGTTGATAGATTTTTTATCGGATGGCAAAACACCAGAATCATTTACTAAATATGCAGGCGGAGCGCCTGCAAACGTTGCGGTAGCTGCGGCAAAGCAAGGCGTTGATGCGTATTTTTGCGGCATGTTAGGCAATGACATGTTCGGCCAGTTTTTAGCTGAAGAGTTACAGGCTAATGGCGTAAATACCCGTTACCTTGAGTATACAGATAAAGCCAAAACGGCATTGGCATTTGTTTCTCTTGATAAACAAGGTGAAAGGAGTTTTAGTTTTTATCGGCCACCAGCGGCGGATTTGTTGTTCAGACAAACACATTTTTCTGAGGATATGTTTACTGAGCATTCTGTATTACATATATGCAGTAACAGTCTTACTGAAGAGAATATCTATAAAACCACGGTTTGTGCGCTTGAGCGCGCGCGGGCTAACAACATGCTTGTTAGTTTTGATATGAACCTCAGGCTGAACCTGTGGAGCTCGACAGCGCATATTCTTGATAGAATTTGGCATTGTATCGCGCTAAGTGATGTCGTTAAACTCTCACGCGAAGAGTTGGAATATCTAAACAAGAATAGTCATGCAGGCAAAACCGAAGCGCAAACCATAGCCGCTATCATGGACAAGCAAACTCAATTGTTACTGATAACGGACGGTGCAAACCCCGTTGAGATTTACCTATCCTGTGATAGCGCAAAAGTCGCTGCGCCAAATGTAGTTGCAGTTGATACAACTGCTGCGGGAGATGCGTTTGTTGGGGGGTTACTTGCTGAGATCATTCGAAAGTTTAAACCTACCCGAGATGCTGAGTTTGACATCGCACTGGATGATGCAAGAGACTTAGTCGCGTACGCTGCGAAATGTGGTGCGTTCGCCGTTCAACGCTACGGTGCATTTGCCTCTTTGCCGTCTAAAGGTGATATTGGCGAATAG
- a CDS encoding AGE family epimerase/isomerase, whose translation MNFRTTQFLEAHIKKTLSFYAPNCVDERGGFNHFFKDNGEIYDANTRHLVSSTRFVFNYAMAYDYFKEPTDLDKVKHGIDYLETVHRQANGGYAWLLEGGNIVDGTNHCYGLAFVLLAHASALKVGLSDSKSAIERVWQLLEDKYFEPEFGLYKDEFDADFNQADKYRGQNANMHTCEALIACFEATQDEKFLQRAYLLADNMVNRQAAKAEGLIWEHYDSQWQVDLEYNKDDPKHLFRPWGFQPGHQTEWSKLLLLINRYMPKSWLVEKAVLLFDESLKVAWDSEFGGICYGFAPDKSICDDDKYFWVQAESFAAAALLALETGDEKYWQWYDRIWQYAWDNFVDHEYGAWYRILNNKNEKYSDEKSPAGKTDYHTMGACYEVLRSMKLKGE comes from the coding sequence ATGAATTTTAGAACAACGCAATTTTTAGAAGCACACATTAAAAAGACGCTCAGCTTTTACGCACCAAATTGCGTGGATGAACGTGGTGGCTTTAATCACTTCTTCAAGGATAATGGCGAGATTTATGATGCGAATACGCGTCACTTAGTATCAAGTACCCGCTTTGTCTTTAACTATGCTATGGCCTATGACTATTTTAAAGAGCCAACTGACTTAGACAAGGTTAAGCATGGTATCGATTATTTAGAAACCGTCCATAGGCAGGCAAATGGCGGCTATGCGTGGTTGCTTGAAGGCGGAAATATCGTAGATGGTACTAACCATTGTTATGGCCTCGCCTTTGTTTTGTTGGCTCATGCTAGTGCATTGAAGGTTGGCTTATCAGACAGCAAGTCTGCAATCGAGCGAGTATGGCAGCTGCTAGAAGATAAATACTTCGAGCCAGAGTTTGGGCTCTATAAAGACGAATTCGATGCAGACTTTAATCAGGCAGATAAGTACCGAGGTCAAAATGCCAATATGCATACCTGCGAAGCGCTAATAGCTTGCTTTGAAGCAACGCAGGATGAAAAATTTTTACAGCGTGCATATTTACTTGCCGACAATATGGTAAATCGTCAAGCCGCTAAGGCAGAAGGGCTGATTTGGGAGCACTATGATAGTCAATGGCAAGTCGACCTTGAGTATAACAAAGACGATCCCAAACACTTATTCAGACCGTGGGGATTTCAGCCTGGTCATCAAACTGAGTGGTCAAAATTATTATTGTTGATTAACCGCTACATGCCAAAGTCATGGCTTGTGGAAAAAGCCGTGCTCTTGTTTGATGAGTCATTAAAAGTAGCTTGGGATAGTGAATTCGGGGGGATTTGCTACGGTTTTGCGCCGGATAAGTCTATTTGCGACGATGACAAGTACTTTTGGGTTCAGGCTGAGTCATTCGCTGCGGCGGCGCTACTAGCACTTGAAACTGGTGATGAAAAGTATTGGCAGTGGTACGACAGAATTTGGCAATATGCTTGGGATAACTTCGTCGACCATGAATACGGTGCTTGGTATCGTATTTTGAATAACAAGAACGAAAAGTACAGTGATGAAAAAAGCCCTGCGGGCAAGACCGATTACCACACCATGGGCGCGTGTTACGAAGTCCTGCGTTCAATGAAGTTAAAAGGCGAATAA